ATAAGAGATGTAGATGAAACGACCGCCAAAATTGATCCAGAAGCGCGCCACATCCTGTTTTCCTTCTTTAAAATCTTTAATTATCTGGTTGACAATATTTACGCTTTTGGGAGGATGGCAGTACTGCACTTTGCGGCCCAGAATGGTGCGCGAGCGGTCGAAAATACGATCTTTTCCAGGACTGAAATAGCGTACGGTATCTTCCGCGTCAACAAATGTTAAATCTACCGGAAGCGTTTTGAAGATGTTTATCAATTGTTCAAGCGTAAAGCTGCCGGTGGGTAAATGAATTTTATCGTCGCTGGCTTTGATCTTTTCTACATTCTCAACCAGTCCGCCTTCCGGAACCCATTCAAATTCAGGGTAATAAAGACAAAAACCGATTTCCGGACTTTGCAAGTAGATATCGTACCAGTCCTGCTCGGTTAACAAGTCCATTGCCGTGGGAAAGAGAATTTTTTCTTCCTTGTAAATCATCTCTTCCACGGATTCGATGGCTGGTTCAATGGCCAGCCGGGCAAAAGCGATCATTTCCTTTTGAGAAATGTTTTCTGCCTCATTTAAGGCCTGGATAACCGATTTTAAATAGCTGCGCGTTTCATCATGTTTGGTCCACATTACGGTGGAAGGACCGTGCAAGTTGTTCTTTTCGAAGAAAGGAAAGAGCAAGTTTTCTTTACGACGATAGTGTTTATCCACATCCATCAATTCATTGAGTAAAAAACGAATCTTCATTAATACATCCGCGCTCTCTTCTTCGGATACTTTTTCCAGCTCGGCGATCTTCTTTCTGATGTGCGCCGTTCGCTGCAATAACGCCTGGTTTTCCTGCAAAAAGGTGTGCAGCGGATGACCGGGAACGGCATCTGGCGTTTCGGTTAGGTCCAGATGCTTTTTGAGCACTTTGGTGTGCACGTCGCACAGCTTGGTGATGCTCTCCCGGGAGATACCCTCTTCCATTAACTGAATTTCCATTAAAAAAACATCGGAATAATCGGCTTCTTGCAATACACTTTCCAGTTGCCTTCTAACCTTCTCCTCATCTCTTCCTTCATGGAGTTGACGAATCAAGTTTTTCATAACCTCGATTCGTTCCTGTCTATTGTTGATTAATTCGCTCATCTTTTTTCTCCAAATTTCTATTTATTCGTAGCATTTTTATTTAAAAATTTTTAAATCTTGTGCGTGGCAAATTTTTCCAGATCTGCTAGCGTGGTATTGTACAAAAATTCTTTTAATTCACTCTGGATTTTAGACCAGAAATGATGCATGGGACAGGGATTATCATTCGAACAATTGGGAAATCCAAGAATGCAACGATCGTAGTCTTCCAGCCCTTCAACCACGCCGACCACTTCGTACAGGTAAATTTTCTCTAATTCCCGCCCCAGTTGATAGCCGCCGTGTTTACCCTGCAGCACCTGCACCAGTCCGGCCTGAGCCAGCTTACTCATCAGACGCCCCAGGTATTTATATGGAATGCCAAGCTCTTTGTGCAATACATTTACCGAAAAACGCTGATCCTTGTTTACCGCCAGATACGTCATTACCCTAATGGCATGTTCTGTTGTTTTTTGTAGCCTCATACTCTATCTCCTACCTTTCGGTAGTAAATTAAAGTTTATTTTTTCACAATGCAAGTTTTTCGGTATCTTTTTCAGTAAATTTCGGCAAAAACAGCGTTTTATTTAGCGCTGTCTTCTCGATTTCGCTTCGCTGCTGATTATAAGTAGCGTCTTACCTCCCCTTTTTTAAAAGGTTAGTGATTTTTTGTTTTCAAACATCCACCGTACCCCGGTTGTTTGGTTGATTAGTTGAATGGTTGAATAGTTAGTCTGTCATTTCAAATCTGTTTCTGCAAATGTGGTGAATTCCTACCTTGGAAATAATATTCCACGCTCAGCCTGCCCCACTGCCAGACTTTTATTCTGGGAGTGGTGAATCGAGGCGGCGAGGGCTATTGAAACTATTTTTAACATTCTTTGTGCCCTTTGTGACTTCTCTGTGCGCCCTGTGGTTGTTTAAATTCCTGCGAAGATGTTTTTGGTTGCGGCTGTGCTGCTTTGGAGAATTACCGTGATCATATTAGGCCAGCCCTCTGCCTGAATTTCTCCAGATTTCGCTTAAAGAGTTTATCCTTTGGATTTAATTCAATGGCTTTCTCTTCCGCTTTAATGGCTTCCTGGTGTTTGCCCTGCAGACTGAGGATTTCGGCCAGCGTATCCAGAATATTGGCCTTATCCAGCGGATCGTCTGCCAGCTCCAGCGCTTTTTTCGCCAGCGCCGCCGCTTCATCCAGATTTATCTTATTTTCAAAGCACCACCAGGCAAAAGAATTCAATTGATCCGGATTCTCCTGCCAGCCGGGCGGCATGGCAGCCTTCTTTTTTTCGACGGCTTTTTTTGCGTCTTTTTCCACATAAAGGCAATGCAAAAGCTCAACTTCTTTTTTACTACGTTCACGCAAAAGATCTGGCGTTCGATTGATCATTTGAGTCAGTTTTGTAAGATAGCTCAGCAATTCCCTATCATCAGGCGATTTTGCTAAGAGGCGCGACATGTTAAACAAGATTTGCGCCCGGCTTTTTTCGTCCTTTAAACCCGCCATTAAATGATCGGCGGCAGCTTTAACCGAATCAAGCGGAAATTGATCGGAGCGGTATCCAGAATAAACAATCCGAAAAATCTGTCTATCCAGCTCCACATCTGGCTTTTGGGCAAAATTTTTAGCTTTTTTCAAATAATCATAAGCGGTTATCAGCTCGTTCCGGGCAAAATAATAATCGGCCAGAATTCTGGCCAGCTCGGCATCAGGTTTTCGGGCAAATCGTTCTTCTTTAACTGAGATGGGATTGAGGTCGGAGAGAGCAAGGGCCATTTTCTGGGAAAAATATTGTTTTCCATATCCCATAAAAACAAACAGAGGTTCTTCACTGGCATTGACCAGATAGAATGTCGGATAGCCCCTGATATTGTATTTTTTCGCTAACTCAACGCCTTCGCCCTTTTCACAATCGACCTGCAGTAAAACCACATTGCTTAAAATTTTTCGGATTTCGCTGTCTTCTTTCGCTGCACGAGCGAATTGCTTACAGCTCGGTCACCAGTCCGTCATAAAATCGATTAAAAGCGGTCGGTTCAATTTTTTAGCCAGTTGCAACGCTTCGCTCAACGTTTGAGCATTCATGGGCTCAGGCTCGCGCGTGGCGCATGCTAAAAAGAATATCAAAAACAACCAGAGCGCTTTTTTCATTTTTCCTCCATAAAATCGTAAACCAACTTCTATCCAATAAAAGTAAACGATGTTCTTTTTATTTTCCAGATTCTGAAATATTTTTCATTTTTATCAAGCCCATTAAAGTGCGGCGAATAATAATTCCCTTTTTCGGTTTTTACATTTCTTTTACAATATTCCAGAATAATTTATTTCTATTTTATGTTTTGAGTTATGCATTTAATTTAAAATTGGAGAAATTCTATGAAGAATACCTTGACACTCAAGCAAATCAATCAACAGTTGGCGCCATTTGCCCAGCCTTCGACCAAAAAGTCCCTGTGGGAATTGTTCGTCACTTTAACTTCCTATCTGGGTTTGTGGACGCTGATGGTTTATTTATTAAAGCAAAATGTTTCGTATGTTTACATTTTGCCTTTGACCGTACTGGGCGGCCTGTTTATGGTGCGCACCTTTATCATTTTTCATGACGCCTGTCATGGTTCGTTTTGTAAAACGCGCACTGCTAACAAATGGATTGGCAGAATTACCGGTCTTTTAACTTTTACGCCGTTTGAAGAATGGCGTCAGGCGCACAACATGCACCACGCTTCTTCCGGCGATCTGGATCGGCGCGGCGTTGGGGACGTGTGGACCATGACCGTTGACGAATACAAACAGGCTTCAAAACTGAAACGTCTGGCCTATCGTCTTTATCGCCATCCGCTGGTCATGTTTGGCCTGGGGCCTTTTTTCCTCTTTCTGGTTTCTAATCGCCTGCCGGGCAAAGACTCTAAAAAGGAAGCCAGAAGGGGCGTATGGTTGACCAATCTGGCCGCGGTAATTATGGTAACCGGCATTAGCTTACTGATCGGATTCAAAACCTATCTGATGATTCAGATACCTGTGATGTTTGTCGGCGGGCTAGCTGGCATCTGGCTTTTTTATGTTCAGCATCAATTTGAAAACACTTACTGGAGCCATAACGATGAATGGAATGTAGTAGAAGCCTCCATTAAAGGCAGTTCCTACTATCAATTACCAGCCATTTTACACTGGTTCTCCGGCAATATTGGCTACCACCATATTCACCACTTACGATCCGGCATTCCCTTTTACAATCTGCCGGCCTGTCAAAAACAGATTGATCTTTTTAGAGAGGTTGAACCGTTAACCATTTCTAAAAGTCTTAAAAGCGTTAAGCTCCATTTGTGGGATGAGCGACAGAAGAAATTGATCGGCTTTAAAGATTTGAAAGCCGCATAACCAAAAAGGGGCTGTTCCAATCGGAACAGCCCCTTTTTTAATTGAATGGGTTTATGGTAGGATTGATATATGGAGGCGTCTATTCTTGCAAAACTTCCCGTTCCTTACTTGATCTTCAGCATTCTGGCATTGATGGCTACCACAATGGTGCTTAAGGACATCAGCACAGCGCCCATGGCCGGACTGAGGATAATTCCTGAAGAATATAGTACGCCTGCCGCCAGCGGAATGGCGAAGGCATTGTAACCGGTTGCCCAGGCCAGGTTCTGAATCATTTTTCTGTAAGTGGCCTTGGCCAGGCTGATAATAGCCACCACATCAAGGGGATTGCTGTTTACCAGAACCACGTCTGCTGTTTCAACGGCAACGTCCGTTCCGGCGCCGATGGCAATACCCACATCGGCAGTGGCCAGCGCCGGCGCATCATTTACGCCGTCGCCTGTCATGGCAACGATGAGTCCCTGTGCCTGCACTTCTTTAACTTTTAAGGCCTTTTGATCCGGCAGCACTTCGGCAAAATATTGATCCAGGCCCAATTCTTCACTGACCCAACGCGCCACCTGTTTATTATCGCCGGTTAGCATCATGGTTTTGATACCCATTTTCTTTAAAGAACGGATGGCTTCAAAAGATTCCGGTCTAATTTCGTCGGCCAGGGCAATCGCTCCATGAAGCCTGTCATTAATCAAAACAAAAACGACTGTTTTGCCCTGCTCAAACAATTCCGAAACGGTATCATTATTAATCGTAATATTTTCTTGTTTAAGATAGCCAGGACTGACAACCATTACTTTTCGACCGTCAACCATGCCGTAGGCGCCTTTGCCCGGAATGGCTTTAAAATCCTGAACCGGTAATTTTTTAGCTGCCTTATTGCTGATTGCTTTGGCAATGGGATGTTCTGAATGGCTTTCCACGCTGCCGGCTAAATCAACCAATTCATCTATTTGAATACTTTCATCAAATACGACCACGTCGGTAACGCCAAACTCGCCTTTTGTTAAGGTGCCGGTTTTATCAAAAATGATAGCTTGCAGATTGCGCGCCCGTTCGAAGGCAGCGCGATTGCGAATCAATAATCCGCGAGACGCAGAGATAGCGGTCGAAACAGCCACCACCAGAGGCACGGCCAATCCCAGCGCATGGGGGCAGGTAATGACCATCACCGTAACCGTTCGCTCAAGCGCAAACGACAAATCCTGATGCATGATCACCATCCAGACAAAGAAGGTTAATCCGCCGGCAAAAATGGCGATGAGCGTTAGCCAGAAGGCGGCTCGATTAGCCAGGTCCTGCGTTTTAGACTTACTTTCCTGTGCCTCTTTTACCAGGTCGATCACCTGCGACAGGAACGAATCTTTGCCGGTACGGTGCACTTCGATAACCAGAGAACCTTCTCCGTTGATCGAACCGCCAATAACCTTGTCCGCTTCACCTTTATAAACAGGCTTGGACTCTCCGGTCAACATCGATTCGTTCACCGAGCTTTCTCCGCTGATCACCACGCCGTCGGCGGGGATTTTTTCACCGGGTTTGACCAGCACACGATCGCCCTTAATCAATTCATTCAAAGGCACGTCAATCACTTTATCTTCGCCGACCAGTTTGTGCGCTTCGGAGGGCATCAATTTGGCCAGTTCTTCCAGAGCTTTAGAAGCGCCCATCACCGATTTCATTTCAATCCAGTGGCCTAAAAGCATAATGTCAATTAAAGTAGCCAGCTCCCAGAAGAATATCTTTCCGGCCAACCCAAAAACCACCATCGCGCTGTAAAAATAGGCAACGGTTATGGCTAATGAGATCAGCGTCATCATTCCCGGGATCTTCTTCCGTAATTCCTGCACCATGCCTTTTAAAAAGGGCCAGCCGCCATAAAAATAAATAGCCGAGGCCAGTACAAAACTCACCACTAAATCGCCCGTAAAGCGCAGCGAGAATCCCAAAAATTTCTGAATCATCGGTGACAGTAGTAGAACCGGAACGGTTAAGGCCAGACTGATCCAGAAGCGTTTTCGAAAATCCGCCACCATCATTTGGTGATGATCGTGATGATCGTGTTTTTGCCCCCTGGCGGCGTGGTCGTGCTCGTGCCCTGCACTTTGGGTATGGCCAGCGTGATCACCTTCATCAGATTGGTGCACGTGGTGATGTTGGTCGGTATGTTTTGATGCATGTTCAGAGTGTTCATGCTCACTGTGATGATGTCCATGTTCATCCGCATCATGCTTCATGCCGTTTTCGTCGTGATGTTTTTTATTATTCATCGGTTCCCCCTTTCATTTAAGGGCTTTATATTTTTATTTAAGATCGTCTTTCATCCGATCAAATTCTGACTTACTAATTTCGCCTCTGGCATAGCGTTCTTTCAAAATTTCCAGCGGCGTTTTAACCGATTCATCCGGTCTGGAAGAATTTCTTTGAACGATCTGGTAAACCAGCCATACAGCCAGCGCCACAAAGATTAATGTGTACACCCAACCAAATCCCATACCATGTTCCATCATTTTAAAGCTCCTTTCTTTCGGAGTTATTTTTTGCCGCAGATCGTTCCTTTTTCATTCAAGTGGGCTGCTTTTTTTACTGATCTTTCGATTCTGCAGCCTGTCATCAATCAACGTTCTGCGTTACTTATTAAAAAGCACATTCCGTGCCAGAATTAACAGAGTCTTTATTCTATTGTAATTTAATCACTTACAAAATAAAATTGATTTTAGATTGCTTTGTTTTTGATGAATATTCTACAACTTACTGAAGAATAGTGTACAAAACCGAAAATTCTTGTGAGCCAATTGTGATGTTTACCTAACACCTTAATGAACCCTTTACATTCCGGTTGTAACCAACTGGAGTTCCACCGCTCCAACCGGCGCGGAGCGTAACAAGATGGTTAAAGCCGAACGGGACGAGTGGATCATGGAAAGCGCAAGACAAAAAACAAAAATGGGAGGTATTCATTATCAAAAAATGGTTCGCGTTTCCGATGGTATGTTAAAAGTTAAATAATTGCAATAATCGCCGTTCGTCATTTTTATATTGATGGCGGGCCGCATCCGGAACTGGGCCAATTTGCAAAATCGGCGATCGAGAGCTATTTGTTTCCATGGCACAATGCCTTACCAACCTTAATAATAAGGCTCTACTGGGATTTTTGTGAAAAACAAAAATAATCCTTAGATTGAGTTTATGAAAGATAAAGAATTATTTAAACAGATTTTGGGACTTTCGCATCCCTGGGAAGTTTCTAAAGTTGACTTAGATATTGCGAATGAGGAAGTAGAAATAGAGATTATCTATAAGTCAAAAAAAGGTTTTTGTCCCGAATGCGAAGTGGAATATGATATTTATGATCACCGCGAAAAACGTCGTTGGCGGCATTTGGATACATGCCAAATGAAGACCTATATTGTCTGCAAAGTACCCCGCATTAAATGCAAGGAACATGGAGTAAAAACGATCAAAGTACCTTGGGCAGAAAAGTCGAGTCGAACGACTTTATTATTTGAACGTTTTGCTATTGAGTTATTACTGGCCTCCAAGAACCAGAGCAAAACGGCACAATTTTTACGGATCAGCTTTGATATGCTTCATCATATAATGAGCAAAGCAGTGGAACGCGGGCTATCACGCCGAACGGAAGAGGACATTAAATATATCGGGATAGATGAGAAGAGTATGAAAAGAGGTCATACTTATGTAAGCGTATTATCCGATAGTGAAAGAAGACGTGTAATAGATGTAAGTGAAGGTCGCACAACAAGCTCTGCCAGTTCGTTAATAAACAAGGGATTAACAGAGAAACAAAAGGAGGGCCTCAAAGCGGTCAGTATGGATATGTGGAAAGCTTTTATTAAAGCTGTTCAAAAGGAGCTTCCCAATGCTTCCATAGTGCATGACAAATTTCATATAATGAAGTATTTAAATGATGGAGTGGATAAAACCAGACGAGAGGAAGCCCGTAAATTACAAAAATCTAATGATAAAACCTTAGTGAAAAGTAAATATTTATTTTTAAAGAATCTGGAAAATATGACGGACAAGCAATTATCGCGTTTCAGAAAAATTCAAGAACTTAACCTTATCACTTCCCAGGCTTGGGCGGCCAAAGAGAACTTCAAAGAATTCTTTAGGAGTGAAACAATAAATGATGCGAAATTTTTTTTTGCGGAATGGTATCAGGATATTAAGGAACGTTCTTTAAATAAAATGATTAAAGTAGCAAAAATGCTCATTGCTCATTCAGATGGCTTATTAAACTATATAAGATATCAGATAGATAATTCAGTAGCCGAATGGTTGAACGGCAAGATACAGGAGATAAAAACAGTTGGTAGAGGCTTTAGAAAATTTGAAAATTTTAGGATAGCAATACTTTTCTTTCTTGGTAAATTAGACCTTTTTCCACAGGAATCCCAGTAGAGCCAATAATAATAAATAAGGCGGCCACTTTTTAAGTAAAGCGACCGCCTGTTATTTTACTTAATTCACTTTACAGCACATGGCCTATTCAGGCAGCACTCTGGCCTGTGCTCATCTCAAACGCCAAATGAGTACATCAATCATGTTTGCGCATTGCGTCTTCTTCCTTCTTTAAATCTTCTGTAGCCACCAAGGATGGTGCCAGCAGTTAACAAAATCGTACCCAGCCATAACAAAGCCATAAAGCGTTTGATGCTGATTTCTATCAATACCTGCGCGGTTGGCGCTTCTTTCAGTGGCGCTGTACCATGGAACATCAATCTAATCGTTTTGGCATCGGCATTAAGGGCAGTTAGCTCTATTGTTGTTTTTCCCGTTTCCGCATCTTCCAAAACTGAGGGAATGGCTTCGCCTTGTTGTCCACGTAATATGACGCCAGGCTTAAGCTGGATGATTTCTTCCCCTTTTTTAAAGATCA
This sequence is a window from Caldithrix abyssi DSM 13497. Protein-coding genes within it:
- a CDS encoding tetratricopeptide repeat protein, whose product is MGYGKQYFSQKMALALSDLNPISVKEERFARKPDAELARILADYYFARNELITAYDYLKKAKNFAQKPDVELDRQIFRIVYSGYRSDQFPLDSVKAAADHLMAGLKDEKSRAQILFNMSRLLAKSPDDRELLSYLTKLTQMINRTPDLLRERSKKEVELLHCLYVEKDAKKAVEKKKAAMPPGWQENPDQLNSFAWWCFENKINLDEAAALAKKALELADDPLDKANILDTLAEILSLQGKHQEAIKAEEKAIELNPKDKLFKRNLEKFRQRAGLI
- a CDS encoding ISL3 family transposase, giving the protein MKDKELFKQILGLSHPWEVSKVDLDIANEEVEIEIIYKSKKGFCPECEVEYDIYDHREKRRWRHLDTCQMKTYIVCKVPRIKCKEHGVKTIKVPWAEKSSRTTLLFERFAIELLLASKNQSKTAQFLRISFDMLHHIMSKAVERGLSRRTEEDIKYIGIDEKSMKRGHTYVSVLSDSERRRVIDVSEGRTTSSASSLINKGLTEKQKEGLKAVSMDMWKAFIKAVQKELPNASIVHDKFHIMKYLNDGVDKTRREEARKLQKSNDKTLVKSKYLFLKNLENMTDKQLSRFRKIQELNLITSQAWAAKENFKEFFRSETINDAKFFFAEWYQDIKERSLNKMIKVAKMLIAHSDGLLNYIRYQIDNSVAEWLNGKIQEIKTVGRGFRKFENFRIAILFFLGKLDLFPQESQ
- a CDS encoding RrF2 family transcriptional regulator, with amino-acid sequence MRLQKTTEHAIRVMTYLAVNKDQRFSVNVLHKELGIPYKYLGRLMSKLAQAGLVQVLQGKHGGYQLGRELEKIYLYEVVGVVEGLEDYDRCILGFPNCSNDNPCPMHHFWSKIQSELKEFLYNTTLADLEKFATHKI
- a CDS encoding DUF438 domain-containing protein, with the protein product MSELINNRQERIEVMKNLIRQLHEGRDEEKVRRQLESVLQEADYSDVFLMEIQLMEEGISRESITKLCDVHTKVLKKHLDLTETPDAVPGHPLHTFLQENQALLQRTAHIRKKIAELEKVSEEESADVLMKIRFLLNELMDVDKHYRRKENLLFPFFEKNNLHGPSTVMWTKHDETRSYLKSVIQALNEAENISQKEMIAFARLAIEPAIESVEEMIYKEEKILFPTAMDLLTEQDWYDIYLQSPEIGFCLYYPEFEWVPEGGLVENVEKIKASDDKIHLPTGSFTLEQLINIFKTLPVDLTFVDAEDTVRYFSPGKDRIFDRSRTILGRKVQYCHPPKSVNIVNQIIKDFKEGKQDVARFWINFGGRFIYISYYAIRNDQGTYLGTLEVTQDLTDLRALEGERRLLQYDEE
- a CDS encoding fatty acid desaturase gives rise to the protein MKNTLTLKQINQQLAPFAQPSTKKSLWELFVTLTSYLGLWTLMVYLLKQNVSYVYILPLTVLGGLFMVRTFIIFHDACHGSFCKTRTANKWIGRITGLLTFTPFEEWRQAHNMHHASSGDLDRRGVGDVWTMTVDEYKQASKLKRLAYRLYRHPLVMFGLGPFFLFLVSNRLPGKDSKKEARRGVWLTNLAAVIMVTGISLLIGFKTYLMIQIPVMFVGGLAGIWLFYVQHQFENTYWSHNDEWNVVEASIKGSSYYQLPAILHWFSGNIGYHHIHHLRSGIPFYNLPACQKQIDLFREVEPLTISKSLKSVKLHLWDERQKKLIGFKDLKAA
- a CDS encoding SHOCT domain-containing protein, encoding MMEHGMGFGWVYTLIFVALAVWLVYQIVQRNSSRPDESVKTPLEILKERYARGEISKSEFDRMKDDLK
- a CDS encoding heavy metal translocating P-type ATPase is translated as MNNKKHHDENGMKHDADEHGHHHSEHEHSEHASKHTDQHHHVHQSDEGDHAGHTQSAGHEHDHAARGQKHDHHDHHQMMVADFRKRFWISLALTVPVLLLSPMIQKFLGFSLRFTGDLVVSFVLASAIYFYGGWPFLKGMVQELRKKIPGMMTLISLAITVAYFYSAMVVFGLAGKIFFWELATLIDIMLLGHWIEMKSVMGASKALEELAKLMPSEAHKLVGEDKVIDVPLNELIKGDRVLVKPGEKIPADGVVISGESSVNESMLTGESKPVYKGEADKVIGGSINGEGSLVIEVHRTGKDSFLSQVIDLVKEAQESKSKTQDLANRAAFWLTLIAIFAGGLTFFVWMVIMHQDLSFALERTVTVMVITCPHALGLAVPLVVAVSTAISASRGLLIRNRAAFERARNLQAIIFDKTGTLTKGEFGVTDVVVFDESIQIDELVDLAGSVESHSEHPIAKAISNKAAKKLPVQDFKAIPGKGAYGMVDGRKVMVVSPGYLKQENITINNDTVSELFEQGKTVVFVLINDRLHGAIALADEIRPESFEAIRSLKKMGIKTMMLTGDNKQVARWVSEELGLDQYFAEVLPDQKALKVKEVQAQGLIVAMTGDGVNDAPALATADVGIAIGAGTDVAVETADVVLVNSNPLDVVAIISLAKATYRKMIQNLAWATGYNAFAIPLAAGVLYSSGIILSPAMGAVLMSLSTIVVAINARMLKIK